A window of Pseudochaenichthys georgianus chromosome 11, fPseGeo1.2, whole genome shotgun sequence genomic DNA:
ggagctcctgccccccccccccccctgtgagcccactgtgctctgattggtcagctcgcccactctgttctgatgagtccaccaccgttacagctgaacatcagtgattatgtgttacaatggcgtttgttagcaaccaggaaatgacaccagtaatgacaaacagatgagaatgctgcgtggggtctgggggcCGTGCTGGGGGGACGCTgcagggctcgctgctccgccctgtgaggctcgaggagcggacagtgtgagctgggttactggggtcgtttcctggttgctgcgtggggtctcaGCCTgagaaaaggtgtgtgtgtgtgtgtgtgtgtgtgtgtgtgtgtgtgtgtgtgtgtgtgtgtgtgtgtgtgtgtgtgtgtgtgtgtgtgtgtgtgtgtgtgtgtgtgtgtgtgtgtgtgtgtgtgtgtgtgtgtgtgtgtgtgtgtgtgtgtgtgtgtgtgtgtgtgtgtgtgtgtgtgtgtgtgtgtgtgtgtgtgtgtgtgtgtgtgtgtgtgtgtgtgtgtgtgtgtgtgtgtgtgtgtgtgtgtgtgtgtgtgtgtgtgtgtgtgtgtgtgtgtgtgtgtgtgtgtgtgtgtgtgtgaaatgtccaccgaggcgttctggggcagcacagacaggtcttctctgtgttggagctttactcgctacagggtgcactttgagggtttgtgactgcagaccggTTACTTGCAGAcaaagctacagaacacaaggggacgggtgagaacctgaaaagcatgtcatgggacctttaaacccTTAGTTGATGAATAAAATATTCACAGATGAGTTTTCTGTCTGTATTTATCCACTAAGTGTTGCAACTCTGAAAAACCATCAGTGCAGGAAAGCGCGTTAACATTCTGTCGATTGATTTCAATGAAATCTCTCTCTTCTTTAAAGATTTGGAGAAACAAGTATCACTTCAAATCACTTTAACTCTCCGACTCCAAAAGAAGAGGGTGGATACATATTTGGAAAAATGGGATTGTTCCAAACATCTAGGATCTAAACGGTGTCTTAGTATGTGTCTGCCCTCTTCACGTACTGTGAACTCTAACTGGTAGAGGAGAAAGGTAAACGGTTCTATGTTAAATAAATCAAAGTATAACAAATGTTATCCTTTTAAGTGACTTTGTTGCTGACGTGAAACTATCTTCCTTCCTCACTTCAGGCGGTGTCAAAGATCCGAGAGTTCATCCTCCAGAAGATTTACTCCTTCAGGAAGCCAATGACAAACTACCAGATCCCCCAGAACACCCTGCTCAAGTACAGGTGAGAGCAAGACATTTCACACCACTGAGGAATATATCAATCTTCTTCTCCATTTAACTTCTTTATTGGAGGTTTTATTGTGTCGAAAAACAAACATGAAAAGTCCAGCATAATAATTACAAGTACGCATAAAAAATTaagtattttttaatagtcattTTGATTGAATTCAAGCACACTGTACTGTATGTTTTAAAGATGCTATAAATGAGTGAACATTTAAACTTCGGCTCTTTCACTGTGTTTTATTTCTTCTCGCTGTAGATTTTTCTATCAGTTCCTCTTGGCCAATGAGAGAACAGTTGCTAAGGAGATCAGAGATGAGTATGTGGACACGATGAGTAAGATTTACTACAGCTACTTCAAGTCGTACAGCGGCCGGCTGCTCAAAGTGCAGGTCAGTGGCTCCGCACAGGACATGCAGTATGTGCCAAACAAATACACTCTATTGCCAGAATCGGGAACCTGGAAGTGTTGAGTACACCAAAGTGTACATATAAATGTATAGTACGGGTCCCCAGCACAAAGAAACTGACTAATGCCTACTTGTATATGTTGGGACATTTGCGCAATTGGCATAAGTTGCATTAGTTGGCCAAGCCTTTTTTTCCCACTATAGTctgcacattacattacattgcatttaactgacgcttttatccaaagcgacttacaataagtacattcgaccaggaaaatATAtcattgaagaaaacagaatcataagtacatcaggtttcatagagccaaacatttcaagtgctactcaactggctttagataagccagtcctttattagtatataagtgctctgttagcagttctttgttagtagttctatcgctcgaggtggagtcgaaagagatgagttttcagtctggaaggtgtgtaagctttctgctgtcctgatgtcaatgggagctcattccaccatttaggagccaggatagcaaacccacgtgtttttgctgatgggaacttgggtccccttcgcagcgagggtgcagcgagtcgtttggttgatgcagagtgaagtgcacgtgctggggtgtacggtttaaccatgtcctggatgtaggaagggccagatccattagcagcatggtacgcaagtaccagtgtcttgaagtggattctagcagttaccggaagccagtggagggagcggaggagcggcgtggtgtgggagaatttaggaaggttgaagaccagacgagccgctgcattctggatgagctgcagaggtcggatggcacatgcaggtagaccagccaggagggagttgcagtagtctaggcgtgagatgatgagagcctggaccagaacctgcgttgctttctgggtcagctggggacgcgtcctcctgatgttgtaaagcgtgtatctgcagcagcgggttgtagcagcgatgtttgcagtgaagtacaggttgttatccaggatcacacgcagattccttgcagtctgagtcggggaaacaacagaggtgccgatgttgatagtcaggtcaagagtgggacaatcttttcctggaaggaaaagcagttcagtcttatcaaggttgagcttgaggtgatgagcagacatccactgagagatgtcagctagacaagcagagatgcgtgcgacgacctgggtctctgagcggggaaaggacagaattaattgggtgtcgtcatcgtagcagtggtatgaaaaaccatgcgggctaatgactgatccgagcgagtttgtgtacagggagaaaaggaggggaccaagaacagagccctgagggacccctgtagttaattgacaagggtcggactcggaccctctccgagttaccctgtaggtacggtctttgaggtatgaggtgaggagggaaagtgcagagcctgaaagtccaagttcttggagtgtgcgaaggaggatctgatgattcaccgtgtcgaatgcagcagacgggtccagaaggatgatgacagaggagagggatgcatATGCTAATTAATGCTAATTAACACAACTTATGCTGattgtgcaaattgcccaacatatgcaGGTAAGCACCCGGtagtttctatgtgctggggacccGTACTGTAAATGTCTACATAAAGCTTTGGGGTCCTCAACATTTCCAGGTTTCCTAAAGGACCCTATGAGCTGGCAAACAGACTAAATCTGTGTTGTTGAGTATGAGGAATACGACTTGTAGATCAGAATATCTCTGCAGCTCACCAATACTGCACTATATAGCGTCTAGTCCATATTGCAATTTCGATACACTTTGGATTCATTTTGGACTAGTAATAAAGAAGCATTGGGCTTTTGTCAATTGAAATGAAGAGATGATTTTGTCTGACAGGGATGTTGTATCAGCAGTAGGAGCTCTGCATTTCTATCAGTGTTGTTGCTCTCTCAGTTTACATGGTCAACAATGTGTCTCTGTCCTGTGTGCAGTATGAGGAGGTTGCAGACAAAGATGACCTGATGGGAGTAGAAGACACCGCCAAGAAAGGTATgctttaaagtgtgtgtgtgtgtgtgtgtgtgtgtgtgtgtgtgtgtgtgtgtgtgtgtgtgtgtgtgtgtgtgtgtgtgcgtgtgtgtgtgtgtgtgtgtgtgtgtgtgtgtgtgtgtgtgtgtgtgtgtgtgtgtgtgtgtgtgtgtgtgtgtgtgtgtgtgtggtgtgtgtgtgtgtgtgtgtgtgtgtgtgtgtgtgtgtgtgtgtgtgtgtgtgtgtgtgtgtgtgtgtgtgtgtgtgtgtgtgtgtgtgtgtgtgtgtgtgtgtgtgtgtgtgtgtgtgtgtgtgtgtgtgtgtgtgtgtgtgtgtgtgtgtgtgtgtgtgtgtgtgtgtgcgcgccagGAATCGCATGCTGTTGTGACGCAAACATATTATGGAAACGGTTCAGGATTGAAATTACTTTAATAATTAGATGTTTTGAAGTGGGGCTGTATGAAAtacttaataataatagatttaatttgttagcgcttttacaggtgctcaaagacgctttacagatatagtgaagataaaataaaataaaggaacaacaaataaatatatagttaaagttaagtcaaataatacaaaaacaatcacacattaaaagccagattgaagaggtgagtttttgtgagtgtgttgaaggtggtgaggtcagtgcagtctctgatgggttgggggagtgagttccagagggagggggcagcgacggagaaggctctgtccccccaggtccagTGATTGatgcgggtggggatggataggaggttggcttctgatagcagaggcagcgggaaggggtgtggtggtgcagcaggtctgtgaggtggggggggggtgtggtggtgcagcgggtctgtgaggtggggggggggtgtggtggtgcagcaggtctgtgaggtagggggggtgtggtggttcAGCAGGTTTGTGAGGTGGGGGGgagtgtggtggtgcagcaggtctgtgaggtgggggggggggggtgtggtggttcagcaggtctgtgaggtgggggggggggtgtggtggttcagcaggtctgtgaggtggggggggggtgtggtggttcagcaggtctgtgaggtgggggggggggtgtggtggtgcagcaggtctgtgaggtggggggggggtgtggtggttcagcaggtctgtgaggtggggggggggggtgtgtggtgCAGCGGGTCTGTGAGGTGGGGGGGAGTGTGGTGGttcagcaggtctgtgaggtggggggggggtgtggtggtgcagcaggtctgtgaggtagggggtggaggtgtggtggtgcagcaggtctgtgaggtggggggggggtgtggtggtgcagcaggtctgtgaggtgggggggggcctggttgttgagggctttgtgagtaatcaggaggactttgaagttgattatttgacggacggggagccagtggaggttctggaggacgggagtgatgtggtctcgggagcgggtgcgggtgaggaggcgggcagcagagctctggatatgttggagtttagtgaggaggttggatggtatgccgtagaggatgctatcgcagtagtcgagtcgtgaagtgatgaaagcatgaatcagggtttcagcagcagaggaggagagtgatgggcggAGACGGGCAATGTTTTACCATCATGAGTCATATGCTAATTGTCATGTTCATATGacacagtgtttcccctaccattgtcttggaggggcgctatatatttgttatatatatacagtggcggcgccagagtattttgGTTGGGTAAtccatggtagggctaacccatacaagtcagtatttccctgtctcaatccaaattgaactgtatgaaataaaaaggcacatttgacttgtagtaaataaaaagggcgacctggagccaatcctgcaacttccccacaggtgaaagagttgacatgctgaaaacccaacccctgcaggggggtctggggggattctcccatGTGTACattaaatacacattctggtccttGTAGCAAGTGTATTAGTATTAGCTGTAATTAAATGAGTGATATTCACTcatactctcttgagaagaaaaataaatacatctattactacacggcatatttaaaaaaatgaatgccattttagttttggttactttgttctgaaagctgaacctgctgctcctcacagagagcagagggaagaggctgtgaatgactttacactgttcatggtggggctaagccatttcttggtatggctgtagcctaccccagccctACCCTGGCGCCACCACTGTATATCCAACATTGAATGTTGGATTTCATTTACCGATCCTGCAGACCGCTACCCGGGGAGGGCCAGCtcacagaggagaggagacacaATATAATGCTATGTATCGAGTGCATTGagcttttttaaaaaacatttacaaatgATTTATCACAGTGGATATCAAAAGTATTCACGATACAAAAAGCTAATAAATTAGTACATCCCGCAGCGGGGAACATTTACAgcatttcaaaatgtaaaataattaaaagtacattttgatTAACGAGGCCAGCATTACATTAATAGATGGGAAACATTGTACATTGCAGGGGTATTGCGAGAAGAGAAGAAAGGATATGGGGGGTAGTTTATCATTTCCAATGGTTCTATTGGTGTTTAAAGGGTGTGAGACAGATGCTCATTGTCCTCCTGCTGCAGGTTTCTTCTCCAAGCCGTCTCTGAAGAGCAGGAACACCATCTTCACTGTGGGCCAGCGGGGGGCCATCCTGAGTCCTGCCGAGCTGGAGGGGCCCATCCTGGTTCCACACACAGCTCAGAGAGGAGACAGCAGGGTGAGACGTCACTAACACTCCTAAACATCTTTACATTTCCTGCTTGGTGCGAGTTTTTAGTCTTTTCAATTGATGGATAAGGTCTGAGTCCTTAGAAGGTATATACATTTCGCAGGGATATATAGAAACAGTGTTCAGTTTGGCAAATTTTTTTTAGTAGTGTTTGTCATTAGATGACATCTCCTAGATACGTATTTGTAGGTACATTTTTTGTAATTATTAGTAAAAAGAATCTCCTAAATTTGAACTTTTTTCCGTGCTAGtctaatgctgcgttcacaccggacgcgatgcgatgtttgggggcgGTGCGATTACATGGAAAGTCAATGAAGAGATGCGGACAGTGGCGAAATCGCTCCGACGGCGAGCATGAAGCGGTTGATGCAAATTTTGCGGCGCGATTGAGGCGATGGGAGGGGGCATCGACACCTGCTAGAGTTACATTTTTTTCAACTCCAGCGTAAAATTCCCGTGACGCGATCTCGTggtagccaatcagcggtgaggatctcagcctgccttCACTGACGTtgaaccacaaaaccaaaacatcagccgttagctgttagcactcagagctcacggctcctcatatctgttcagaaactagacacaagttaaaccagtacaaaccacagactgcctgtgtcatggtgaacacagtcgctggtttatttatgtctgtaggccgttgctgtgagtgtggacggtcggagcatatactgcggtagcttagccaagctccattcagggaacacgcattctaaaaggtgtttctctgccgtctgtctgcagacttgtcaaagcctTAATTCATGgtgtttactaaccggtatcagtgtgttgttacgtcggcatcatttagaaacgtgtattacaattaaatcacggtcacatatgttcatcttgttgtagtagTAGCTCCCttgccagcgcgtcttgtttgaatgatgcgagtaaacacagctgacaatcgcggtgaaactcgagcgactatagcgaagcgaatattcgcattgcgtccggtgtgaacgcagcaaaCATGTGCCAAATGGACGGTGGCTGACCGGTGCAAACACGCTAACACtttcaaaaacatttaaatggggAGAAACACGCTTACTAAAAGCGCTGGATAAACAAAGAGCTGCAAGAAGCTAAACACATTTAGCAAGGCATTGCCAGAAGCCGTTCATAACATAAGCATTGATGGATGACACAACATAAACAGAATAAGTTAGCATACAGTGTAGTAGACGAACGTCTTAcacaaatataatatatacagaAATAGAATTCTATACACATACATTATACATTTTgcagttttttttataaatgtaaatGCCTGAGGTAGAGCTTGAGAACAAAATGCACAAATGATTACGGGGTattgaaagaaagaaaagggaaatctgtttttaaaaacatattgaACATTCAGTCCATCTCGCCTAGTAGCCAACTTGTGAATGTATCCCAGAAACGCTGATGTGAAGCTTCACTTCTCATCATGTAGCCTACTGAGGTGTAGGTCAACACTGACATCTTGTGGCAGGTCTTTTTctggtatttaaaataatatttattaaaaacaatgtTCTGCCAACAAACCTTTTACAGCTACTGACTGACTGTAATCATACGACAAGTCAAAGTTGTTTCAAGCAATAATCAGTTATATGTTGATACATTCCACAGAAATGCCAgttttatatattatttattttatgtagAATAAAATGTTAACAGGGCAAGTTTTTAAGAAAGTAAAAACTAGTGGTAAATGTACCATTGTAATTTATATAACGGGctgtatttttatttgtatgcaaCGTGAACTTGTTGTATTTGCAACTTTGCCTTGTTTTCTTGTTTGTGCAAGTTAGGAATACATAAATATTACGATGTGTCCTAGGTTTACCTTTGTATGTGATTGTCATAAATTGAAATGGgtgtttaaaatataaatattccaTAATCTTTCACACACTTGACTTTGCTTTCGCCATCATTGCTTTGTAAGCTCAGAATATTTAAGTATATCTTTAGTACTATGTACTAAATGTAATTCATTTCAAACTGAGTCATGGCGACAAGAATCCAAATGAAATTGTGACACAAGATGTTGTGTCTGAAGTAAACCCATGCGTTCCTCCCGCAGTATCCCTATGAGACGCTGTTCCGCAGCCAGCACTACGCTCTGCTGGACAACGGCTGCAGGGagttcctcttcctctccgaCTTCTTCATGGTGACCGGAAACTCTGCCCTCGACCTCTTCAACAGCATCATGGGGAAAACTCTCAGCATGTTCCTGGTACGACCAAGAAACCTTCTCTGTTGTGCTCAAACCTTCAGCTCCTCTCAAGTCTACATTAGAGACAACATGGCGGCATATTGTGATATTCAGTGTCTCGTGTGTGTGCTCcctccctgcagaagagcatGTCCACTTATGTGTCCGACTGCTACGACAGCATCGCCGTCTTCCTCTGCATCCACATCATCCTCCGCTTCAGAGCCATCACCGTCAAGAGGACCATCCCCGCTCTGGACAAGTCAGTGTCATCAGTTAGTCATTTCAAAGCAAAGCATGCCTGAGAAGCCTTTCCACCCGGCAGGGGGAGACACGGCGTGGGTGTGTCTGCAGACATCATCCTACCGCTGCAGTGATGACATGTCTTTGGAGGATAGCCTGGAAGTTAGCATCATAAGGGCTCCTCGTCAAAACACTTGATTTGgagaaaataagatctgtgacagacacgttttgttcagcaacataatctccacatattaacactgcTGTTAACACTGGGCTATAAACAAAGCTCATCACCGACGCTccacttcacgtcaccaccgctaagctaaagctaAAGCTCTGCACCATGACGTTTAGTCTCATGTAGACTTTTGGAGCAACCGCCACTTTGATGAGCTTCAGACAACAAAACGTAAACatatcttgtgtgtgtgtgtgtgtgtgtgtgtgtgtgtgtgtgtgtgtgtgtgtgtgtgtgtgtgtgtgtgtgtgtgtgtgtgtgtgtgtgtgtgtgtgtgtgtgtgtgtgtgtgtgtgtgtgtgtgtgtgtgtgtgtgtgtgtgtgtgtgtgtgtgtgtgtgtgtgtgtgtgtgtgtgtgtgtgtgtgtgtgtgtgtgtgtgtgtgtgtgtgtgtgtgtgtgtgtgtgtgtgtgtgtgtgtgtgtgtgtgtgtgtcaggtacTGGGAGGCGGTGTTGGAGCTGCTGTGGCCGAGGTTTGAACTGATCCTGGAGATGAACATCAACAGCATCAGAAATACAGACCCTCAGAAACTGGGAGTACTGGATACCAGACCGCACTACgtaggtccacacacacacacacacacacacacacacacacacacacacacacacacacacacacacacacacacacacacaccctgcatATCAGCGCTTTCAACAGTGTGTTTGTTGATTTCAGATCACTCGTCGTTACGCAGAGTTCTCGTCGGCCATCGTCAGCATCAACCAGACGTTTACCAACGAGAAAACACACACTCTGCTGGGACAGctgcaggtacacacacacacacacacacacacacacacacacacacacacacacacacacacacacacacacacacacacacacacacacacacacacttgtgtaAGAAGACAGAAGGTTGTACGTGTATAGACAGTGTTGCCACCTGGGACGGATAAACCACACCATGTGAAATGACTCTGATAACAGATGAAGTTACGAGGGCAGGACATATATGCAAAAAGAACCGATTACGTACTTAAAGGGAACATTCAAGAACAAATCAGAAAGGCACATCTTCCCTCTCCCCCTTAGTGCTGGGCAACAGTGTAGGTTTGTGTGAGAGCTGCCGAGTCTCCGGTTGTCCTGTGGAAGAGACGCCGTGTAGCGGCAGCGATGTCTGCTCCTCCTAAAGTCGTACAGAAGGAAACCTGAGCGTTTGTTTtccaggtggaggtggagaacTTTGTTCTGAAGATGGCGGCAGAGTTTCCCTCCAGAAGAGACCAGCTCATCTTCCTCATCAACAACTACGACATGATGCTCAGCGTCCTCATGGTCAGCCTCACATGCTGCTCCATCTCCTGTTTTCATTCTGATCTCCTCTTTGTTTCCTGTTGTCACGTGAAAGCGTTAATCAAGGGTGTCCTCTTTCCTGCTCCGTGTCCTCTTAGAGCACAGGTGTCAAACTccaggcccgggggccaaatcaggcccttggtggatttaatgtcggcccgcaggatcattTGTAATTCCTGTTAGCTCTGGCCCGGCGGTATATTGctccttccctccatcctgagggtctcctccgctcagagccggaCCCCAAACATTAATGACCTTGCCCCCGAGATGAGAGgccaagtgtctgagctagcatcccagagcagcacactgagctcaatggatgcttccttctgcactttctctctcacgacagcagggcatgtttggtttctctttgagggcaatagttttgttgaagctgctgttggcctgtgggagaatgtactcataagaaatgactctggaggAGCTGCAGATCGAGCTGTGGGagaatgtactcataagaaatgactctggaggAGCTGCAGATCGAGCTGTGGGagaatgtactcataagaaatgactctggaggagctgcagatcgagccatgagaaatgaaagcagctgattatttaatgttgttttaataGACAATCAttgaagctttgttagttccaggtgtaatacgtgcaataagttcatttcaatacgttctgcaagaaacattgaaccagtccggccctccactagcacccaCTTTTTATTCTGGCCCACTGAgtgtttgagtttgaccccccggTCTTAGATGATGGACATTGAAACCTTTGTTGTCTGTGTCCAGGAGAGGGCAGCCGACGACAGTAAGGAGGTGGAAGGTTTCCAGCAGCTGCTCCTGGCCAGGACCCAGGTAAATACCACAGAGGGCATCAGTCCCATTCAGAGGAAATATCTCTCGTACGATGAGACATCTGAAACCATGTACCCTTCCTCCTTTCTCCGTCCTCTCTGTGCTCAGGGCTACAAGTGTGACGACGACCGCTTTTTAAAATAAGGTGTCACTATGTTAAGCTATATACCCACGGCACATATGGGAATCACATACATGAAGACATGTTACCAGGGATCCTTAAGAATCACAAGAAAATAGCACTGAATTGGGAGAGAAATGTATtcatttgttgttattattattattacccttTTTTATGAAAACTGTTTTAATGAATGATTCCTGCATTTGTCATTGTAATCTCAGAGGATCTtctttcaaggttctttttctttctttctttttttacccACAATGACTTATTACGCCATTATATATATTTCCTTTTATTTAACTTCaggaataaatacataatacatgtatatACATTAAAACATTCAAAGTATGAATTCTTAACGTTTAATAAGCTGTGAAATATAAAGCAGATTAACTGTCAAATCTTTCAAATGTTCACACTTACTAAAACTGGGACCCTGACTCCCTGCAGGAGTTTATCGAGGAGATTCTGTCCCCCCCCTTCGGAGGGATGATCGCCTTCGTGAAGGAGGCCGAGGCTCTGATGGAGAAAGGGCAGCTGGACCGACTGAAGAACGATGAAGGTGAGAAGAGTCCATTTCATTCAGCTTGATCCCTCTCCTCCAGTGTGttctagagcagtgcttctcaaagtgtggtccgcggaccactggtggtccgtgagcgccccctagtggtccgtgagtatattggtacaatttcacattttaaataaattattAAATTAAAGTTGTACGCACTCTCGCGgcaatatctccgcaatggagcgagcttaagtttcactttcgattgtatgatatagcccagcgaaacaccttcgtcacacatgttgccacttgtttgtaccattttcaggcgatttgtaatctgttctagaaaaacgatgtgattttggatatttgtggagttaggtggtccgcgagtgtttttttattggttaagtccttggtatgaaaaagtgtgAGAAACGCTGCTCTAGAGGTTTGTGAAGAGATGTAAATGCTCTGCAAAGGCTGCgacccctgtgttccctccagaggctAGTGGGGCCctttgaaaacatttttttttttttaaacgcgtAATTGAAAACTATATTAAGTATGTTTTAAAGAAATAAGGAATCCAAATATATCTGGAATAAGCCAAAGCTCAGaaagaatataaaatataaccTCATTAAAGCTGAACAGCTGCCACTTCAACTCAGACGTGCCAGCGTGAGCCGGATTCCTTCACTTCCCGCTTCACTTTCTTTTTACTGAGTAGGACGGCGTATTCATCAGCGCTCCGCTCAGTTTTGTTTCCTCTCTTTCTGGCTCAAAGATTCAGCTGCCCACATCCTTTTTCTCAGATAGCACACTTCTCGCTGTTTCCTCTCTCACTcaccatagtgtgtgtgtgtgtgtgtgtgtgtgtgtgtgtgtgtgtgtgtgtgtgtgtgtgtgtgtgtgtgtgtgtgtgtgtgtgtgtgtgtgtgtgtgtgtgtgtgtgtgtgtgtgtgtgtgtgtgtgtgtgtgtgtgtgtgtgtgtgtgtgtgtgtgtgtgtggtgtgtgtgtgtgtgtgtgtgtgtgtgtgtgtgtgtgtgtgtgtgtgtgtgtgtgtgtgtgtgtgtgtgtgtgtgtgtgtgtgtgtgtgtgtgtgtgtgtgtgtgtgtgtgtgtagctcgtATCACTCAACTGATTCGGGGCTTTTCCAGCTCGTGGAAACAGTCTGTGGAGGCGATGAGTCAGGATGTGATGAGGTCCTTCACCAACTTCAAGAATGGAACCAGCATCATCCAGGTGagaccccccccaccccccagaaATGACATTACAACATCCAATACGAAAGTGCATCTGAAACGAGCTCTAATAACAGAATGAAAAATC
This region includes:
- the vps52 gene encoding vacuolar protein sorting-associated protein 52 homolog isoform X1, coding for MAEVAAAGGAGPDVNTTGNPTEMAMAYLQDEKTDGDIPDINLGDLDLTTDEFILDEVDIHIQANLEDDLVKEALKTGVDLRQYSKQVESELQRIEQASIKDYIKESQNIALLHNQITACDSILERMEGMLSGFQCDLSSISSEIQTLQQQSVSMNVRLKNRQAVRSHLSQLVDELVVPGAMISTILDSPVTEQGFLEQLHELNNKINFAKELSFRETLACSDIQDIVDRLKLKAVSKIREFILQKIYSFRKPMTNYQIPQNTLLKYRFFYQFLLANERTVAKEIRDEYVDTMSKIYYSYFKSYSGRLLKVQYEEVADKDDLMGVEDTAKKGFFSKPSLKSRNTIFTVGQRGAILSPAELEGPILVPHTAQRGDSRYPYETLFRSQHYALLDNGCREFLFLSDFFMVTGNSALDLFNSIMGKTLSMFLKSMSTYVSDCYDSIAVFLCIHIILRFRAITVKRTIPALDKYWEAVLELLWPRFELILEMNINSIRNTDPQKLGVLDTRPHYITRRYAEFSSAIVSINQTFTNEKTHTLLGQLQVEVENFVLKMAAEFPSRRDQLIFLINNYDMMLSVLMERAADDSKEVEGFQQLLLARTQEFIEEILSPPFGGMIAFVKEAEALMEKGQLDRLKNDEARITQLIRGFSSSWKQSVEAMSQDVMRSFTNFKNGTSIIQGALTQLIQYYHGFHKVLNQPSFRSLAVRSELINLHHLMVEVKKHKPNF
- the vps52 gene encoding vacuolar protein sorting-associated protein 52 homolog isoform X2 codes for the protein MAEVAAAGGAGPDVNTTGNPTEMAMAYLQDETDGDIPDINLGDLDLTTDEFILDEVDIHIQANLEDDLVKEALKTGVDLRQYSKQVESELQRIEQASIKDYIKESQNIALLHNQITACDSILERMEGMLSGFQCDLSSISSEIQTLQQQSVSMNVRLKNRQAVRSHLSQLVDELVVPGAMISTILDSPVTEQGFLEQLHELNNKINFAKELSFRETLACSDIQDIVDRLKLKAVSKIREFILQKIYSFRKPMTNYQIPQNTLLKYRFFYQFLLANERTVAKEIRDEYVDTMSKIYYSYFKSYSGRLLKVQYEEVADKDDLMGVEDTAKKGFFSKPSLKSRNTIFTVGQRGAILSPAELEGPILVPHTAQRGDSRYPYETLFRSQHYALLDNGCREFLFLSDFFMVTGNSALDLFNSIMGKTLSMFLKSMSTYVSDCYDSIAVFLCIHIILRFRAITVKRTIPALDKYWEAVLELLWPRFELILEMNINSIRNTDPQKLGVLDTRPHYITRRYAEFSSAIVSINQTFTNEKTHTLLGQLQVEVENFVLKMAAEFPSRRDQLIFLINNYDMMLSVLMERAADDSKEVEGFQQLLLARTQEFIEEILSPPFGGMIAFVKEAEALMEKGQLDRLKNDEARITQLIRGFSSSWKQSVEAMSQDVMRSFTNFKNGTSIIQGALTQLIQYYHGFHKVLNQPSFRSLAVRSELINLHHLMVEVKKHKPNF